In the Acidimicrobiales bacterium genome, one interval contains:
- a CDS encoding glycosyltransferase, translated as MPGTTDLVVLLGTPWSRLAWQNTRWRSVLQQWAGDARFTTVSVVDFPSMSLRNLVRTRAERIDSWDDRVTALAGRVPVYRAPSPLDALAWRMTGAALTGALPAQGTRRVVVAATPLWAPVLRYLDADRRGFDAVDDWRALPVAARVGGHVLRGYRAAARADAVTTVSPELADRLRADFGIDGRPVPNGVDVEAYTAPLGDAPPGLPEGSFAVYLGVVQQRVDVGLLAAAQQVLPVVVAGPADDATARQLRDLGITWLGPVGPDVVPALLRRAAVGLLPHHVNALTTSMSPMKVLEYLAAGLPVAATPVPLTVASDRIVVASAAGYGEAVRDALAHGRLDAPDPAVRAFGWNRVAEALFSAHVNGER; from the coding sequence TTGCCGGGCACGACCGACCTCGTTGTCCTTCTCGGCACGCCGTGGTCGCGGTTGGCGTGGCAGAACACCCGCTGGCGCAGCGTCTTGCAGCAATGGGCTGGCGACGCACGCTTCACGACGGTCAGCGTCGTGGACTTTCCGTCGATGTCGCTGCGCAACCTCGTTCGCACCCGCGCCGAGCGCATCGACTCGTGGGACGACCGGGTCACCGCCCTCGCCGGGCGTGTGCCTGTCTACCGTGCGCCGTCGCCGCTCGACGCGCTGGCGTGGCGGATGACGGGCGCGGCGCTGACGGGCGCGTTGCCGGCGCAGGGCACGCGCCGAGTGGTGGTCGCAGCCACGCCGTTGTGGGCTCCCGTCTTGCGGTATCTCGACGCCGATCGTCGCGGGTTCGACGCCGTCGACGATTGGCGGGCACTCCCGGTGGCGGCGCGTGTCGGCGGTCACGTCCTGCGTGGCTATCGCGCGGCGGCACGCGCCGACGCGGTGACGACCGTGTCGCCGGAGCTGGCCGACCGCCTGCGGGCCGACTTCGGCATCGACGGGCGCCCCGTGCCCAACGGCGTCGACGTGGAGGCGTACACCGCGCCGCTGGGCGACGCACCGCCCGGACTACCCGAGGGGTCCTTTGCCGTGTACCTGGGCGTGGTGCAGCAGCGCGTCGACGTCGGGCTCCTCGCCGCCGCCCAGCAGGTCCTGCCCGTCGTCGTCGCCGGGCCGGCCGACGACGCCACGGCGCGGCAACTGCGTGACCTTGGCATCACGTGGCTCGGCCCCGTCGGCCCTGACGTCGTGCCCGCCCTGTTGCGGCGTGCCGCCGTCGGCCTGCTGCCGCATCACGTCAACGCGCTCACCACCAGCATGAGTCCGATGAAGGTGCTCGAGTACTTGGCGGCGGGTTTGCCTGTCGCGGCGACGCCGGTTCCCTTGACGGTCGCGTCCGATCGGATCGTGGTGGCGAGCGCTGCCGGCTACGGCGAAGCCGTGCGTGACGCGCTGGCGCACGGGCGACTGGACGCGCCCGATCCCGCGGTGCGTGCTTTCGGGTGGAACAGGGTGGCGGAAGCGCTCTTCTCCG
- a CDS encoding SDR family NAD(P)-dependent oxidoreductase: MKTVVVTGARGGIGAAVIELFNASGWRTIGVDRSAPGEDHSARYLQSDIADADGLTALSDALREEDRIDALVNNAAVMMDKDFADLSVADWDATMNTNVRPAFVLTQALLPQLAAAIGGVVNVASVHAIATSRGVAAYAASKGALVAFTRATSLDLASFGVRVNAVCPGATDTPMLRGDPAVRQALVDRTPLRRIADPVEIAQAVLFLADSERSGFITGQTLVVDGGATSRLSTE; the protein is encoded by the coding sequence GTGAAGACCGTCGTCGTCACCGGCGCCCGCGGTGGTATCGGCGCGGCGGTCATCGAGCTGTTCAACGCGTCGGGGTGGCGCACGATCGGCGTCGACCGCTCGGCGCCCGGTGAGGATCACTCGGCGCGGTATCTGCAGAGCGACATCGCCGACGCCGACGGTCTCACGGCGCTGAGCGACGCGCTGCGCGAGGAAGACCGCATCGACGCGCTGGTCAACAACGCAGCCGTCATGATGGACAAGGACTTCGCCGACCTTTCGGTGGCGGACTGGGACGCCACCATGAACACCAACGTGCGGCCGGCGTTCGTGCTCACGCAGGCGCTGCTGCCCCAACTCGCCGCGGCGATCGGCGGCGTCGTCAACGTGGCGTCGGTGCACGCCATCGCCACCTCGCGCGGCGTAGCGGCCTACGCGGCGAGCAAAGGCGCACTCGTCGCCTTCACCCGCGCGACGTCGCTCGACCTGGCGTCGTTCGGTGTGCGGGTCAACGCCGTGTGCCCCGGGGCGACCGACACGCCGATGCTGCGCGGTGACCCCGCGGTGCGCCAGGCGCTCGTCGACCGCACGCCGCTGCGTCGCATCGCCGACCCCGTCGAAATCGCGCAGGCCGTGCTGTTCCTCGCCGACAGCGAACGATCGGGGTTCATCACCGGCCAGACGCTCGTCGTCGACGGCGGTGCCACGTCGCGGCTCAGCACCGAGTAG